The Triticum dicoccoides isolate Atlit2015 ecotype Zavitan chromosome 6A, WEW_v2.0, whole genome shotgun sequence genome has a window encoding:
- the LOC119318885 gene encoding uncharacterized protein LOC119318885, whose amino-acid sequence MHHQAMWKPAWLEALSTEKFFVACPFHEHAKKNEKNICCLDCCTSICPHCVSTHRVHRLLQVRRYVYHDVVRLEDLEKLIDCSGVQSYTINSSKVVFLKKRPQNRQFKGSGNICTSCDRSLQEPYFYCSLDCKVEYILRKKKDLSAYLRPCKTLQLGPDFFIPHDADDETTQSTLVDADEPMGSSDSDNLSIPYTNFVRKKRSGPYICARSANRVSDDDMATNMSRRKGVPQRSPLC is encoded by the exons ATG CATCATCAGGCAATGTGGAAGCCAGCATGGTTAGAGGCCCTCAGCACAGAGAAGTTCTTCGTGGCATGCCCCTTCCATGAGCACGCCAAGAAGAACGAGAAGAACATATGCTGCCTTGACTGCTGCACCAGCATCTGCCCACACTGTGTGTCGACACACCGGGTACACCGGCTCCTGCAGGTCCGGCGATATGTCTACCATGACGTCGTTCGGCTGGAGGACCTTGAGAAGCTTATTGACTGTTCCGGTGTTCAG TCATACACGATTAACAGCTCTAAGGTCGTTTTCCTGAAGAAGAGACCACAGAATAGGCAATTTAAGGGGTCAGGGAATATTTGCACCTCCTGCGACAGGAGCCTTCAAGAGCCCTATTTCTACTGCTCTCTGGATTGCAAG GTTGAGTACATATTACGGAAGAAGAAAGACTTGTCAGCATACCTGCGTCCATGCAAGACCTTGCAGCTTGGTCCTGACTTCTTCATTCCTCATGACGCTGATGATGAGACAACCCAATCAACACTTGTTGATGCTGATGAGCCTATGGGATCATCAGACTCCGATAATTTGAGCATACCATACACAAATTTTGTCCGGAAGAAGCGCAGCGGACCATATATCTGTGCACGATCTGCAAACCGGGTCTCTGACGATGACATGGCCACAAACATGAGCAGAAGGAAAGGGGTGCCTCAACGATCACCTTTGTGCTAA